The following proteins are co-located in the Haliovirga abyssi genome:
- a CDS encoding leucine-rich repeat domain-containing protein, with protein MEKINNIKNKLIILFLILFLSGCFLNEKLKIDKVELIINKKLIKANGVDKVILTGIVKNKYGDILTNYHINYYVNGQKIENNFFSTDKSGKYILECEVEEIRSKSIEVEFDKPPVLNMLGKRENNIINLLGNILDIDGKIKKFQIDWENDGEIDEEIDENFLMLNLNHSYNLGDKTIELKIIAFDDKGLSTVKTYIFFYNKHFENVIKAKLDIPENRNIYYEDLKQIKNLLIYKFDLIEELKYFTNLKTLYIESVENKTLIKFIIPKLDYLNDLTIENCRISDFSFLKNIKNLERLNLEKDDIENFNVDKYIKNLKELDIMHNKINNIEKAGNLKKLEKLYLPYLENKDFEFIKKLNNLKELYLIGDDIEDISFLGNLKHLEKLDLSENSIKNILPLADMVNLKELNLEGNLLEDISSIENLTKLEKLYLSGNQLKDISKLDKLTALKILDLKFNEIIKLDGLDDLKNLEELIISNNKIDNLFPIVNLMNLRNLKCSYNKIKEISYLHNMTNLENLYADNNLITDLRVMLELNSLKYLNIKNNPIYGNAQINNYKIILELEKRLDTFEY; from the coding sequence ATGGAGAAGATTAATAATATTAAAAATAAATTAATAATATTATTTTTAATATTATTTCTAAGCGGATGTTTTTTAAATGAAAAACTAAAAATAGATAAAGTAGAATTAATTATAAACAAAAAATTAATAAAAGCTAATGGAGTTGACAAGGTAATATTAACAGGGATAGTTAAAAATAAATATGGAGATATATTAACAAATTATCACATTAATTATTATGTTAATGGGCAAAAAATTGAGAACAATTTTTTTTCAACAGATAAAAGCGGAAAATATATTTTAGAATGTGAAGTAGAAGAGATAAGAAGTAAGAGTATAGAAGTTGAATTTGATAAACCACCAGTCTTAAATATGCTTGGAAAAAGAGAAAATAATATTATAAATTTATTAGGAAATATTTTAGATATAGATGGTAAAATAAAAAAGTTTCAAATTGATTGGGAGAATGATGGAGAAATAGATGAAGAAATAGATGAAAATTTTTTGATGTTGAATTTAAATCATAGCTATAATTTGGGAGATAAAACAATAGAATTAAAAATAATAGCATTTGATGATAAAGGATTATCCACTGTTAAAACTTATATATTTTTTTATAATAAACATTTTGAAAATGTAATTAAGGCAAAACTAGATATTCCTGAAAATAGAAATATTTATTATGAAGATTTAAAACAGATTAAAAATTTACTTATATACAAGTTTGATTTAATAGAGGAATTAAAATATTTTACAAATTTAAAAACATTATATATAGAAAGTGTAGAAAATAAAACGTTAATAAAATTTATAATTCCTAAACTTGATTATTTGAACGATTTAACTATTGAAAACTGTAGAATATCAGATTTTTCATTTTTAAAAAATATTAAGAATTTAGAAAGATTAAACTTAGAAAAAGATGATATAGAGAACTTTAATGTAGATAAGTATATTAAAAATTTAAAAGAGTTAGATATTATGCATAATAAAATTAATAATATAGAAAAAGCAGGGAATTTGAAAAAATTAGAAAAATTATATTTGCCATATTTGGAAAACAAAGATTTTGAATTTATAAAAAAATTAAATAACTTAAAAGAATTATATTTAATAGGAGATGACATAGAAGATATAAGTTTTTTAGGGAATTTAAAACATTTAGAAAAATTAGATTTAAGTGAAAATAGTATAAAAAATATTTTACCTTTAGCTGATATGGTAAATTTGAAAGAATTAAATTTAGAAGGGAATTTGTTAGAAGATATTTCTAGTATTGAAAATTTAACAAAATTGGAAAAATTATATTTGTCTGGCAATCAATTAAAAGATATATCAAAATTGGATAAATTAACTGCATTAAAAATATTAGATTTAAAATTTAACGAAATAATAAAATTAGATGGATTAGATGATTTAAAAAATTTAGAAGAATTAATAATAAGTAACAATAAAATTGATAATTTGTTTCCAATAGTAAATTTAATGAATTTAAGGAACTTAAAGTGTAGTTATAATAAAATAAAAGAGATTAGTTATTTGCATAATATGACAAATTTAGAAAATTTATATGCAGATAATAATTTAATAA